From one Thunnus maccoyii chromosome 6, fThuMac1.1, whole genome shotgun sequence genomic stretch:
- the numbl gene encoding numb-like protein isoform X2, whose protein sequence is MNKLRQSLRRKKPTYVPEASRPHQWQADEEAVRKGKCNFAVRYLGLVEVEESRGMHVCEEAVKKLKVSGKKTVKAVLWVSADGLRVVDDKTKDLIVDQTIEKVSFCAPDRNYDKAFSYICRDGTTRRWMCHCFMALKDSGERLSHAVGCAFAACLERKQRREKECGVTASFDASRTSFVREGSFRANSSCSQQGSSSERDDKLQDKKKDQPSAIPALPPGTASPPEGAASPMERPEPGGPHAIPRRHAPIEQLVRQGSFRGFPALSQKNSPFKRQLSLRLNDLPSTLQRKTDFQAKNPVLEMDMGMPGEGDSSINALCSQINTSFTKPSEELFSNPSSSANGPPTCTVPPVLPPPPAPMQATSSWVQPDPPLHSPPPVSVAMQIQMQMHMQSGHKRTPSEAERWLEEVSKAVKAQQSPPPGPTIPTIPGPPSVSSHQVSSQAAISAAPVSTISMPLGTMSKPLITGPSALSGQAPMPLPPMSISSVPLIPGPPVSGPPMSLPSMSIPTMSGPSMSGASMIQPSLPGPPGSLPSSMQPFPLAFDSTPAPVGMFASPPVQPAFVPMQTYMPGLASSMTYPNASVPVVGITPSQMVANVFCTATGSSGAGVAIGSAVGGPKVGPLGTAGQHHSYPAAAGAVGHTGGFSTPPFSSTPPLSTAINGLPSLSSATMALQNGTSNSGGNGGSSSSWPPEGSQLTAPMANDSQDDDRFEAKWAALETKPAPQQPGNKVPAAAANPFSNNLQKTFEIEL, encoded by the exons ATGAACAAGCTTCGTCAAAgcctgaggaggaagaagccTACCTATGTGCCAGAGGCCAGCAGACCGCATCAGTGGCAGGCTGACGAGGAGGCTGTACGCAAGGGCAAATGTAACTTCGCTGTGCGG tACCTGGGGTTGGTAGAGGTGGAGGAGTCGAGAGGGATGCATGTATGCGAGGAGGCGGTAAAGAAGCTAAAAGTT AGTGGGAAAAAGACAGTGAAGGCAGTGTTGTGGGTTTCAGCTGATGGACTCAGGGTGGTGGATGATAAAACTAAG GACCTCATTGTGGACCAGACCATAGAGAAGGTTTCATTCTGCGCTCCTGATCGAAACTATGACAAGGCCTTCTCCTACATCTGCCGGGACGGGACCACCAGACGGTGGATGTGCCACTGCTTCATGGCTCTCAAAGACTCG GGAGAGAGACTGAGCCATGCAGTTGGCTGTGCCTTTGCCGCCTGTCTGGAGAGGAAGCAGCGCAGGGAGAAGGAGTGTGGCGTGACGGCGTCCTTTGATGCCAGTCGCACTTCATTTGTTCGTGAGGGCTCCTTCCGCGCCAACTCCTCCTGCAGCCAGCAGGGCAGCAGCAGCGAGCGAGATGACAAACTGCAGGATAAGAAGAAAG accAGCCCTCTGCCATCCCAGCCCTGCCACCTGGCACCGCCTCCCCACCCGAGGGTGCGGCGTCCCCTATGGAGCGCCCAGAACCTGGCGGGCCTCACGCCATCCCTCGCCGCCACGCGCCTATTGAGCAGCTGGTGCGTCAAGGATCCTTCAGGGGATTCCCTGCCCTCAGCCAGAAAAACTCTCCCTTCAAAAGGCAGCTGTCGCTCCGCCTCAATGACCTGCCATCCACGCTGCAACGCAAGACCGACTTCCAGGCCAAGAACCCTG TACTAGAGATGGATATGGGGATGCCGGGTGAAGGAGACAGTAGTATCAATGCCCTGTGTAGCCAGATCAACACCTCTTTCACCAAGCCGTCAGAGGAGCTCTTCTCCAACCCCTCTTCATCTGCCAATGGCCCGCCAACCTGCACTGTGCCCCCTGTCCTGCCTCCACCACCTGCACCAATGCAGG CCACCTCTTCCTGGGTGCAGCCGGATCCTCCGctccactctcctcctccagtctcAGTGGCAATGCAGATCCAGATGCAGATGCATATGCAGAGCGGACACAAGCGCACGCCCTCTGAGGCAGAGAGATGGCTGGAGGAGGTCTCCAAGGCTGTCAAGGCTCAACAATCCCCTCCTCCAGGCCCCACCATCCCCACCATCCCTGGACCACCCTCTGTGTCGAGTCACCAAGTGTCCAGTCAGGCAGCCATATCAGCTGCCCCAGTGTCCACCATCTCCATGCCGCTTGGCACCATGTCCAAACCCCTCATCACAGGCCCCTCTGCTCTCTCAGGTCAGGCCCCAATGCCCCTCCCACCCATGTCGATATCATCAGTCCCTCTAATACCAGGCCCTCCAGTGTCAGGCCCCCCGATGTCTCTACCTTCCATGTCTATCCCTACCATGTCAGGTCCAAGCATGTCAGGGGCCTCCATGATCCAGCCCTCCCTCCCTGGGCCCCCAGGCTCCCTCCCAAGCTCCATGCAACCCTTCCCCCTGGCCTTTGATTCTACTCCGGCTCCTGTGGGGATGTTCGCCAGCCCGCCTGTCCAACCGGCTTTTGTGCCCATGCAGACCTACATGCCAGGCCTGGCTAGCAGTATGACCTACCCCAACGCCAGTGTGCCTGTGGTAGGAATCACACCATCACAAATGGTGGCCAACGTCTTTTGCACCGCCACTGGCTCGTCCGGAGCTGGAGTTGCCATTGGCTCCGCTGTCGGAGGACCCAAAGTGGGACCACTTGGAACAGCCGGTCAGCACCATTCTTACCCAGCAGCTGCTGGTGCAGTTGGGCACACCGGAGGGTTTTCCACGCCGCCATTCTCTTCCACCCCACCACTATCAACAGCCATTAATGGCCTCCCATCACTCAGCAGCGCCACGATGGCCCTTCAGAACGGGACCTCCAACAGTGGCGGGAATGGTGGCAGCAGTAGTAGCTGGCCACCAGAGGGCAGCCAGCTAACAGCACCGATGGCCAACGATTCCCAAGATGATGATCGTTTTGAGGCCAAGTGGGCGGCACTGGAGACCAAACCAGCGCCTCAGCAGCCAGGGAATAAGGTGCCAGCTGCAGCAGCCAACCCATTTTCCAACAATCTGCAAAAGACTTTTGAGATTGAGCTCTAA
- the numbl gene encoding numb-like protein isoform X1: MNKLRQSLRRKKPTYVPEASRPHQWQADEEAVRKGKCNFAVRYLGLVEVEESRGMHVCEEAVKKLKVSGKKTVKAVLWVSADGLRVVDDKTKDLIVDQTIEKVSFCAPDRNYDKAFSYICRDGTTRRWMCHCFMALKDSGERLSHAVGCAFAACLERKQRREKECGVTASFDASRTSFVREGSFRANSSCSQQGSSSERDDKLQDKKKDQPSAIPALPPGTASPPEGAASPMERPEPGGPHAIPRRHAPIEQLVRQGSFRGFPALSQKNSPFKRQLSLRLNDLPSTLQRKTDFQAKNPEMDMGMPGEGDSSINALCSQINTSFTKPSEELFSNPSSSANGPPTCTVPPVLPPPPAPMQATSSWVQPDPPLHSPPPVSVAMQIQMQMHMQSGHKRTPSEAERWLEEVSKAVKAQQSPPPGPTIPTIPGPPSVSSHQVSSQAAISAAPVSTISMPLGTMSKPLITGPSALSGQAPMPLPPMSISSVPLIPGPPVSGPPMSLPSMSIPTMSGPSMSGASMIQPSLPGPPGSLPSSMQPFPLAFDSTPAPVGMFASPPVQPAFVPMQTYMPGLASSMTYPNASVPVVGITPSQMVANVFCTATGSSGAGVAIGSAVGGPKVGPLGTAGQHHSYPAAAGAVGHTGGFSTPPFSSTPPLSTAINGLPSLSSATMALQNGTSNSGGNGGSSSSWPPEGSQLTAPMANDSQDDDRFEAKWAALETKPAPQQPGNKVPAAAANPFSNNLQKTFEIEL; this comes from the exons ATGAACAAGCTTCGTCAAAgcctgaggaggaagaagccTACCTATGTGCCAGAGGCCAGCAGACCGCATCAGTGGCAGGCTGACGAGGAGGCTGTACGCAAGGGCAAATGTAACTTCGCTGTGCGG tACCTGGGGTTGGTAGAGGTGGAGGAGTCGAGAGGGATGCATGTATGCGAGGAGGCGGTAAAGAAGCTAAAAGTT AGTGGGAAAAAGACAGTGAAGGCAGTGTTGTGGGTTTCAGCTGATGGACTCAGGGTGGTGGATGATAAAACTAAG GACCTCATTGTGGACCAGACCATAGAGAAGGTTTCATTCTGCGCTCCTGATCGAAACTATGACAAGGCCTTCTCCTACATCTGCCGGGACGGGACCACCAGACGGTGGATGTGCCACTGCTTCATGGCTCTCAAAGACTCG GGAGAGAGACTGAGCCATGCAGTTGGCTGTGCCTTTGCCGCCTGTCTGGAGAGGAAGCAGCGCAGGGAGAAGGAGTGTGGCGTGACGGCGTCCTTTGATGCCAGTCGCACTTCATTTGTTCGTGAGGGCTCCTTCCGCGCCAACTCCTCCTGCAGCCAGCAGGGCAGCAGCAGCGAGCGAGATGACAAACTGCAGGATAAGAAGAAAG accAGCCCTCTGCCATCCCAGCCCTGCCACCTGGCACCGCCTCCCCACCCGAGGGTGCGGCGTCCCCTATGGAGCGCCCAGAACCTGGCGGGCCTCACGCCATCCCTCGCCGCCACGCGCCTATTGAGCAGCTGGTGCGTCAAGGATCCTTCAGGGGATTCCCTGCCCTCAGCCAGAAAAACTCTCCCTTCAAAAGGCAGCTGTCGCTCCGCCTCAATGACCTGCCATCCACGCTGCAACGCAAGACCGACTTCCAGGCCAAGAACCCTG AGATGGATATGGGGATGCCGGGTGAAGGAGACAGTAGTATCAATGCCCTGTGTAGCCAGATCAACACCTCTTTCACCAAGCCGTCAGAGGAGCTCTTCTCCAACCCCTCTTCATCTGCCAATGGCCCGCCAACCTGCACTGTGCCCCCTGTCCTGCCTCCACCACCTGCACCAATGCAGG CCACCTCTTCCTGGGTGCAGCCGGATCCTCCGctccactctcctcctccagtctcAGTGGCAATGCAGATCCAGATGCAGATGCATATGCAGAGCGGACACAAGCGCACGCCCTCTGAGGCAGAGAGATGGCTGGAGGAGGTCTCCAAGGCTGTCAAGGCTCAACAATCCCCTCCTCCAGGCCCCACCATCCCCACCATCCCTGGACCACCCTCTGTGTCGAGTCACCAAGTGTCCAGTCAGGCAGCCATATCAGCTGCCCCAGTGTCCACCATCTCCATGCCGCTTGGCACCATGTCCAAACCCCTCATCACAGGCCCCTCTGCTCTCTCAGGTCAGGCCCCAATGCCCCTCCCACCCATGTCGATATCATCAGTCCCTCTAATACCAGGCCCTCCAGTGTCAGGCCCCCCGATGTCTCTACCTTCCATGTCTATCCCTACCATGTCAGGTCCAAGCATGTCAGGGGCCTCCATGATCCAGCCCTCCCTCCCTGGGCCCCCAGGCTCCCTCCCAAGCTCCATGCAACCCTTCCCCCTGGCCTTTGATTCTACTCCGGCTCCTGTGGGGATGTTCGCCAGCCCGCCTGTCCAACCGGCTTTTGTGCCCATGCAGACCTACATGCCAGGCCTGGCTAGCAGTATGACCTACCCCAACGCCAGTGTGCCTGTGGTAGGAATCACACCATCACAAATGGTGGCCAACGTCTTTTGCACCGCCACTGGCTCGTCCGGAGCTGGAGTTGCCATTGGCTCCGCTGTCGGAGGACCCAAAGTGGGACCACTTGGAACAGCCGGTCAGCACCATTCTTACCCAGCAGCTGCTGGTGCAGTTGGGCACACCGGAGGGTTTTCCACGCCGCCATTCTCTTCCACCCCACCACTATCAACAGCCATTAATGGCCTCCCATCACTCAGCAGCGCCACGATGGCCCTTCAGAACGGGACCTCCAACAGTGGCGGGAATGGTGGCAGCAGTAGTAGCTGGCCACCAGAGGGCAGCCAGCTAACAGCACCGATGGCCAACGATTCCCAAGATGATGATCGTTTTGAGGCCAAGTGGGCGGCACTGGAGACCAAACCAGCGCCTCAGCAGCCAGGGAATAAGGTGCCAGCTGCAGCAGCCAACCCATTTTCCAACAATCTGCAAAAGACTTTTGAGATTGAGCTCTAA
- the numbl gene encoding numb-like protein isoform X5, with protein MYLGLVEVEESRGMHVCEEAVKKLKVSGKKTVKAVLWVSADGLRVVDDKTKDLIVDQTIEKVSFCAPDRNYDKAFSYICRDGTTRRWMCHCFMALKDSGERLSHAVGCAFAACLERKQRREKECGVTASFDASRTSFVREGSFRANSSCSQQGSSSERDDKLQDKKKDQPSAIPALPPGTASPPEGAASPMERPEPGGPHAIPRRHAPIEQLVRQGSFRGFPALSQKNSPFKRQLSLRLNDLPSTLQRKTDFQAKNPVLEMDMGMPGEGDSSINALCSQINTSFTKPSEELFSNPSSSANGPPTCTVPPVLPPPPAPMQATSSWVQPDPPLHSPPPVSVAMQIQMQMHMQSGHKRTPSEAERWLEEVSKAVKAQQSPPPGPTIPTIPGPPSVSSHQVSSQAAISAAPVSTISMPLGTMSKPLITGPSALSGQAPMPLPPMSISSVPLIPGPPVSGPPMSLPSMSIPTMSGPSMSGASMIQPSLPGPPGSLPSSMQPFPLAFDSTPAPVGMFASPPVQPAFVPMQTYMPGLASSMTYPNASVPVVGITPSQMVANVFCTATGSSGAGVAIGSAVGGPKVGPLGTAGQHHSYPAAAGAVGHTGGFSTPPFSSTPPLSTAINGLPSLSSATMALQNGTSNSGGNGGSSSSWPPEGSQLTAPMANDSQDDDRFEAKWAALETKPAPQQPGNKVPAAAANPFSNNLQKTFEIEL; from the exons ATG tACCTGGGGTTGGTAGAGGTGGAGGAGTCGAGAGGGATGCATGTATGCGAGGAGGCGGTAAAGAAGCTAAAAGTT AGTGGGAAAAAGACAGTGAAGGCAGTGTTGTGGGTTTCAGCTGATGGACTCAGGGTGGTGGATGATAAAACTAAG GACCTCATTGTGGACCAGACCATAGAGAAGGTTTCATTCTGCGCTCCTGATCGAAACTATGACAAGGCCTTCTCCTACATCTGCCGGGACGGGACCACCAGACGGTGGATGTGCCACTGCTTCATGGCTCTCAAAGACTCG GGAGAGAGACTGAGCCATGCAGTTGGCTGTGCCTTTGCCGCCTGTCTGGAGAGGAAGCAGCGCAGGGAGAAGGAGTGTGGCGTGACGGCGTCCTTTGATGCCAGTCGCACTTCATTTGTTCGTGAGGGCTCCTTCCGCGCCAACTCCTCCTGCAGCCAGCAGGGCAGCAGCAGCGAGCGAGATGACAAACTGCAGGATAAGAAGAAAG accAGCCCTCTGCCATCCCAGCCCTGCCACCTGGCACCGCCTCCCCACCCGAGGGTGCGGCGTCCCCTATGGAGCGCCCAGAACCTGGCGGGCCTCACGCCATCCCTCGCCGCCACGCGCCTATTGAGCAGCTGGTGCGTCAAGGATCCTTCAGGGGATTCCCTGCCCTCAGCCAGAAAAACTCTCCCTTCAAAAGGCAGCTGTCGCTCCGCCTCAATGACCTGCCATCCACGCTGCAACGCAAGACCGACTTCCAGGCCAAGAACCCTG TACTAGAGATGGATATGGGGATGCCGGGTGAAGGAGACAGTAGTATCAATGCCCTGTGTAGCCAGATCAACACCTCTTTCACCAAGCCGTCAGAGGAGCTCTTCTCCAACCCCTCTTCATCTGCCAATGGCCCGCCAACCTGCACTGTGCCCCCTGTCCTGCCTCCACCACCTGCACCAATGCAGG CCACCTCTTCCTGGGTGCAGCCGGATCCTCCGctccactctcctcctccagtctcAGTGGCAATGCAGATCCAGATGCAGATGCATATGCAGAGCGGACACAAGCGCACGCCCTCTGAGGCAGAGAGATGGCTGGAGGAGGTCTCCAAGGCTGTCAAGGCTCAACAATCCCCTCCTCCAGGCCCCACCATCCCCACCATCCCTGGACCACCCTCTGTGTCGAGTCACCAAGTGTCCAGTCAGGCAGCCATATCAGCTGCCCCAGTGTCCACCATCTCCATGCCGCTTGGCACCATGTCCAAACCCCTCATCACAGGCCCCTCTGCTCTCTCAGGTCAGGCCCCAATGCCCCTCCCACCCATGTCGATATCATCAGTCCCTCTAATACCAGGCCCTCCAGTGTCAGGCCCCCCGATGTCTCTACCTTCCATGTCTATCCCTACCATGTCAGGTCCAAGCATGTCAGGGGCCTCCATGATCCAGCCCTCCCTCCCTGGGCCCCCAGGCTCCCTCCCAAGCTCCATGCAACCCTTCCCCCTGGCCTTTGATTCTACTCCGGCTCCTGTGGGGATGTTCGCCAGCCCGCCTGTCCAACCGGCTTTTGTGCCCATGCAGACCTACATGCCAGGCCTGGCTAGCAGTATGACCTACCCCAACGCCAGTGTGCCTGTGGTAGGAATCACACCATCACAAATGGTGGCCAACGTCTTTTGCACCGCCACTGGCTCGTCCGGAGCTGGAGTTGCCATTGGCTCCGCTGTCGGAGGACCCAAAGTGGGACCACTTGGAACAGCCGGTCAGCACCATTCTTACCCAGCAGCTGCTGGTGCAGTTGGGCACACCGGAGGGTTTTCCACGCCGCCATTCTCTTCCACCCCACCACTATCAACAGCCATTAATGGCCTCCCATCACTCAGCAGCGCCACGATGGCCCTTCAGAACGGGACCTCCAACAGTGGCGGGAATGGTGGCAGCAGTAGTAGCTGGCCACCAGAGGGCAGCCAGCTAACAGCACCGATGGCCAACGATTCCCAAGATGATGATCGTTTTGAGGCCAAGTGGGCGGCACTGGAGACCAAACCAGCGCCTCAGCAGCCAGGGAATAAGGTGCCAGCTGCAGCAGCCAACCCATTTTCCAACAATCTGCAAAAGACTTTTGAGATTGAGCTCTAA
- the numbl gene encoding numb-like protein isoform X3, with protein sequence MRLWLFLCHFSVSFFCFDFLFSGMKYLGLVEVEESRGMHVCEEAVKKLKVSGKKTVKAVLWVSADGLRVVDDKTKDLIVDQTIEKVSFCAPDRNYDKAFSYICRDGTTRRWMCHCFMALKDSGERLSHAVGCAFAACLERKQRREKECGVTASFDASRTSFVREGSFRANSSCSQQGSSSERDDKLQDKKKDQPSAIPALPPGTASPPEGAASPMERPEPGGPHAIPRRHAPIEQLVRQGSFRGFPALSQKNSPFKRQLSLRLNDLPSTLQRKTDFQAKNPVLEMDMGMPGEGDSSINALCSQINTSFTKPSEELFSNPSSSANGPPTCTVPPVLPPPPAPMQATSSWVQPDPPLHSPPPVSVAMQIQMQMHMQSGHKRTPSEAERWLEEVSKAVKAQQSPPPGPTIPTIPGPPSVSSHQVSSQAAISAAPVSTISMPLGTMSKPLITGPSALSGQAPMPLPPMSISSVPLIPGPPVSGPPMSLPSMSIPTMSGPSMSGASMIQPSLPGPPGSLPSSMQPFPLAFDSTPAPVGMFASPPVQPAFVPMQTYMPGLASSMTYPNASVPVVGITPSQMVANVFCTATGSSGAGVAIGSAVGGPKVGPLGTAGQHHSYPAAAGAVGHTGGFSTPPFSSTPPLSTAINGLPSLSSATMALQNGTSNSGGNGGSSSSWPPEGSQLTAPMANDSQDDDRFEAKWAALETKPAPQQPGNKVPAAAANPFSNNLQKTFEIEL encoded by the exons ATGAGActttggttgtttttatgtcacttctctgtctctttcttttgttttgactTTCTCTTTAGTGGTATGAAG tACCTGGGGTTGGTAGAGGTGGAGGAGTCGAGAGGGATGCATGTATGCGAGGAGGCGGTAAAGAAGCTAAAAGTT AGTGGGAAAAAGACAGTGAAGGCAGTGTTGTGGGTTTCAGCTGATGGACTCAGGGTGGTGGATGATAAAACTAAG GACCTCATTGTGGACCAGACCATAGAGAAGGTTTCATTCTGCGCTCCTGATCGAAACTATGACAAGGCCTTCTCCTACATCTGCCGGGACGGGACCACCAGACGGTGGATGTGCCACTGCTTCATGGCTCTCAAAGACTCG GGAGAGAGACTGAGCCATGCAGTTGGCTGTGCCTTTGCCGCCTGTCTGGAGAGGAAGCAGCGCAGGGAGAAGGAGTGTGGCGTGACGGCGTCCTTTGATGCCAGTCGCACTTCATTTGTTCGTGAGGGCTCCTTCCGCGCCAACTCCTCCTGCAGCCAGCAGGGCAGCAGCAGCGAGCGAGATGACAAACTGCAGGATAAGAAGAAAG accAGCCCTCTGCCATCCCAGCCCTGCCACCTGGCACCGCCTCCCCACCCGAGGGTGCGGCGTCCCCTATGGAGCGCCCAGAACCTGGCGGGCCTCACGCCATCCCTCGCCGCCACGCGCCTATTGAGCAGCTGGTGCGTCAAGGATCCTTCAGGGGATTCCCTGCCCTCAGCCAGAAAAACTCTCCCTTCAAAAGGCAGCTGTCGCTCCGCCTCAATGACCTGCCATCCACGCTGCAACGCAAGACCGACTTCCAGGCCAAGAACCCTG TACTAGAGATGGATATGGGGATGCCGGGTGAAGGAGACAGTAGTATCAATGCCCTGTGTAGCCAGATCAACACCTCTTTCACCAAGCCGTCAGAGGAGCTCTTCTCCAACCCCTCTTCATCTGCCAATGGCCCGCCAACCTGCACTGTGCCCCCTGTCCTGCCTCCACCACCTGCACCAATGCAGG CCACCTCTTCCTGGGTGCAGCCGGATCCTCCGctccactctcctcctccagtctcAGTGGCAATGCAGATCCAGATGCAGATGCATATGCAGAGCGGACACAAGCGCACGCCCTCTGAGGCAGAGAGATGGCTGGAGGAGGTCTCCAAGGCTGTCAAGGCTCAACAATCCCCTCCTCCAGGCCCCACCATCCCCACCATCCCTGGACCACCCTCTGTGTCGAGTCACCAAGTGTCCAGTCAGGCAGCCATATCAGCTGCCCCAGTGTCCACCATCTCCATGCCGCTTGGCACCATGTCCAAACCCCTCATCACAGGCCCCTCTGCTCTCTCAGGTCAGGCCCCAATGCCCCTCCCACCCATGTCGATATCATCAGTCCCTCTAATACCAGGCCCTCCAGTGTCAGGCCCCCCGATGTCTCTACCTTCCATGTCTATCCCTACCATGTCAGGTCCAAGCATGTCAGGGGCCTCCATGATCCAGCCCTCCCTCCCTGGGCCCCCAGGCTCCCTCCCAAGCTCCATGCAACCCTTCCCCCTGGCCTTTGATTCTACTCCGGCTCCTGTGGGGATGTTCGCCAGCCCGCCTGTCCAACCGGCTTTTGTGCCCATGCAGACCTACATGCCAGGCCTGGCTAGCAGTATGACCTACCCCAACGCCAGTGTGCCTGTGGTAGGAATCACACCATCACAAATGGTGGCCAACGTCTTTTGCACCGCCACTGGCTCGTCCGGAGCTGGAGTTGCCATTGGCTCCGCTGTCGGAGGACCCAAAGTGGGACCACTTGGAACAGCCGGTCAGCACCATTCTTACCCAGCAGCTGCTGGTGCAGTTGGGCACACCGGAGGGTTTTCCACGCCGCCATTCTCTTCCACCCCACCACTATCAACAGCCATTAATGGCCTCCCATCACTCAGCAGCGCCACGATGGCCCTTCAGAACGGGACCTCCAACAGTGGCGGGAATGGTGGCAGCAGTAGTAGCTGGCCACCAGAGGGCAGCCAGCTAACAGCACCGATGGCCAACGATTCCCAAGATGATGATCGTTTTGAGGCCAAGTGGGCGGCACTGGAGACCAAACCAGCGCCTCAGCAGCCAGGGAATAAGGTGCCAGCTGCAGCAGCCAACCCATTTTCCAACAATCTGCAAAAGACTTTTGAGATTGAGCTCTAA
- the numbl gene encoding numb-like protein isoform X4: MKYLGLVEVEESRGMHVCEEAVKKLKVSGKKTVKAVLWVSADGLRVVDDKTKDLIVDQTIEKVSFCAPDRNYDKAFSYICRDGTTRRWMCHCFMALKDSGERLSHAVGCAFAACLERKQRREKECGVTASFDASRTSFVREGSFRANSSCSQQGSSSERDDKLQDKKKDQPSAIPALPPGTASPPEGAASPMERPEPGGPHAIPRRHAPIEQLVRQGSFRGFPALSQKNSPFKRQLSLRLNDLPSTLQRKTDFQAKNPVLEMDMGMPGEGDSSINALCSQINTSFTKPSEELFSNPSSSANGPPTCTVPPVLPPPPAPMQATSSWVQPDPPLHSPPPVSVAMQIQMQMHMQSGHKRTPSEAERWLEEVSKAVKAQQSPPPGPTIPTIPGPPSVSSHQVSSQAAISAAPVSTISMPLGTMSKPLITGPSALSGQAPMPLPPMSISSVPLIPGPPVSGPPMSLPSMSIPTMSGPSMSGASMIQPSLPGPPGSLPSSMQPFPLAFDSTPAPVGMFASPPVQPAFVPMQTYMPGLASSMTYPNASVPVVGITPSQMVANVFCTATGSSGAGVAIGSAVGGPKVGPLGTAGQHHSYPAAAGAVGHTGGFSTPPFSSTPPLSTAINGLPSLSSATMALQNGTSNSGGNGGSSSSWPPEGSQLTAPMANDSQDDDRFEAKWAALETKPAPQQPGNKVPAAAANPFSNNLQKTFEIEL, encoded by the exons ATGAAG tACCTGGGGTTGGTAGAGGTGGAGGAGTCGAGAGGGATGCATGTATGCGAGGAGGCGGTAAAGAAGCTAAAAGTT AGTGGGAAAAAGACAGTGAAGGCAGTGTTGTGGGTTTCAGCTGATGGACTCAGGGTGGTGGATGATAAAACTAAG GACCTCATTGTGGACCAGACCATAGAGAAGGTTTCATTCTGCGCTCCTGATCGAAACTATGACAAGGCCTTCTCCTACATCTGCCGGGACGGGACCACCAGACGGTGGATGTGCCACTGCTTCATGGCTCTCAAAGACTCG GGAGAGAGACTGAGCCATGCAGTTGGCTGTGCCTTTGCCGCCTGTCTGGAGAGGAAGCAGCGCAGGGAGAAGGAGTGTGGCGTGACGGCGTCCTTTGATGCCAGTCGCACTTCATTTGTTCGTGAGGGCTCCTTCCGCGCCAACTCCTCCTGCAGCCAGCAGGGCAGCAGCAGCGAGCGAGATGACAAACTGCAGGATAAGAAGAAAG accAGCCCTCTGCCATCCCAGCCCTGCCACCTGGCACCGCCTCCCCACCCGAGGGTGCGGCGTCCCCTATGGAGCGCCCAGAACCTGGCGGGCCTCACGCCATCCCTCGCCGCCACGCGCCTATTGAGCAGCTGGTGCGTCAAGGATCCTTCAGGGGATTCCCTGCCCTCAGCCAGAAAAACTCTCCCTTCAAAAGGCAGCTGTCGCTCCGCCTCAATGACCTGCCATCCACGCTGCAACGCAAGACCGACTTCCAGGCCAAGAACCCTG TACTAGAGATGGATATGGGGATGCCGGGTGAAGGAGACAGTAGTATCAATGCCCTGTGTAGCCAGATCAACACCTCTTTCACCAAGCCGTCAGAGGAGCTCTTCTCCAACCCCTCTTCATCTGCCAATGGCCCGCCAACCTGCACTGTGCCCCCTGTCCTGCCTCCACCACCTGCACCAATGCAGG CCACCTCTTCCTGGGTGCAGCCGGATCCTCCGctccactctcctcctccagtctcAGTGGCAATGCAGATCCAGATGCAGATGCATATGCAGAGCGGACACAAGCGCACGCCCTCTGAGGCAGAGAGATGGCTGGAGGAGGTCTCCAAGGCTGTCAAGGCTCAACAATCCCCTCCTCCAGGCCCCACCATCCCCACCATCCCTGGACCACCCTCTGTGTCGAGTCACCAAGTGTCCAGTCAGGCAGCCATATCAGCTGCCCCAGTGTCCACCATCTCCATGCCGCTTGGCACCATGTCCAAACCCCTCATCACAGGCCCCTCTGCTCTCTCAGGTCAGGCCCCAATGCCCCTCCCACCCATGTCGATATCATCAGTCCCTCTAATACCAGGCCCTCCAGTGTCAGGCCCCCCGATGTCTCTACCTTCCATGTCTATCCCTACCATGTCAGGTCCAAGCATGTCAGGGGCCTCCATGATCCAGCCCTCCCTCCCTGGGCCCCCAGGCTCCCTCCCAAGCTCCATGCAACCCTTCCCCCTGGCCTTTGATTCTACTCCGGCTCCTGTGGGGATGTTCGCCAGCCCGCCTGTCCAACCGGCTTTTGTGCCCATGCAGACCTACATGCCAGGCCTGGCTAGCAGTATGACCTACCCCAACGCCAGTGTGCCTGTGGTAGGAATCACACCATCACAAATGGTGGCCAACGTCTTTTGCACCGCCACTGGCTCGTCCGGAGCTGGAGTTGCCATTGGCTCCGCTGTCGGAGGACCCAAAGTGGGACCACTTGGAACAGCCGGTCAGCACCATTCTTACCCAGCAGCTGCTGGTGCAGTTGGGCACACCGGAGGGTTTTCCACGCCGCCATTCTCTTCCACCCCACCACTATCAACAGCCATTAATGGCCTCCCATCACTCAGCAGCGCCACGATGGCCCTTCAGAACGGGACCTCCAACAGTGGCGGGAATGGTGGCAGCAGTAGTAGCTGGCCACCAGAGGGCAGCCAGCTAACAGCACCGATGGCCAACGATTCCCAAGATGATGATCGTTTTGAGGCCAAGTGGGCGGCACTGGAGACCAAACCAGCGCCTCAGCAGCCAGGGAATAAGGTGCCAGCTGCAGCAGCCAACCCATTTTCCAACAATCTGCAAAAGACTTTTGAGATTGAGCTCTAA